From a region of the Corallococcus coralloides DSM 2259 genome:
- a CDS encoding Ig-like domain-containing alpha-2-macroglobulin family protein gives MSPQSPVPPKAARAPRARWLLPALLVGALAAGCKQEPAKTPPATPASTEAPTASTTFTPTPTPVQASTLKPVIHELASENAVPTGVVIEFALPVRPRYESVDGSVVTVSPEVAGSLRWTGPSSLLFTPSTGFAAGTTYTVSVDAVNTDAGIIKPPSAREWRYNFTTYAFKFAQIYPTRMDLLKNRVEANVDFSGPVDLAAVRSRTSFRVGDAVISDVKWSTRADTRNSLAVALTHPKLKPGATVQFSLREGLTAAGGASTVHAPAATSSFGLNGGKRLDITYVSLQEGSSGYFYEVSCRDVAADAPASPTDQQWDSYYYDDDNKGCSLSDAVAQDAIRFKPKVKFSVAPSRRGFRIFGDFKRGPHTLSIAEGTFSVGGGTLMGAWSRGFSVPARQSQVRFNANGRYLPRSAWRNLPLQHLNLEEVTLTVRNVPPENLVFWMGSDYSENADERTSNVLVRKNVPLKSTPDTLLTTYIDVASLVPANTRGLVEILAERGDYKAAARILLTDLSLVAKRGGPAVGSKDSGEVWVWALGLESTEPLSGVEVSLVKKSGQAVARCTTQGEAGCQLKVPAPGVDESAPFALVARKGDELTYLKYDELKTEIANSDVQGEPYRAEQPYRASIWSDRGVYRPGDTAHVAAVLRGQDNLAPPVGMPVEVRVIDPREREIRKVTLKTNAAGLVAFDQAFAAFQDTGHYWVRLKVADRDLASYAVNVEEFVPERMKVTASTTAPGYLQGTEIPVGVEAAYLFGGSAEGSPVEMTCRLESVPFKPKQNAQYTYGVWRQDGNAPRPVTLGQVKGTLDAKGQALLNCPAQAASGPMKGAARLSAVASVFESGSGRSTIGEATAPVHPEAYYLGLQANTQKVKAATPFTLTGVVVDWNGQPLTGDKAPKTVQLEYQLLEENYGYYYDEESGYERYQRYLRPQREGEATAKVENGRFTATVLPGRDGAGYLVRARAGNTQTDLAIEGEGRYYWWGEGSRVDQTPRPLKPTALDISLPAKGKVGEALTVKMKAPYRGRVLFTVETDRVLTTAWKQVEPGEVSWSFTPSEYAPNVYVSAFLVKDPHLESAQAFMPDRAFGVGSIALEPVDFTQAVALTVPKEVRSNDTLTVDVAVEGVEGPTFATVAVVDEGILSLTRFQSPDPLKEIFTRRALGIQTFETVGWALLVPPGGNSSSTGGDEGGAEGRVQPVKPVALWSGVVEVPANGKLKVPFKLPQYRGAVRVMVVTAGAKRIGRASAQVLVRDPLVLQTTLPRFLTQNDEIQIPVFVTNLSGKAQDVKVSLSAEALAVPGLTMPEGMGSPLELKGKSEGRAKLEDGKSRTFVFQGRAVQSVGAARLVVTVEGGGYTSREQLDVPLSPAGPRERRIQQVELAEGTTDLKPLLAGWVPTTERTNVWVTNNPYAKSLQHLSYLVRYPYGCIEQTTSSTRPLLFVSQLVERVDPTLVSTAKVEDMVQSGINRVLSMQTPSGGFAYWPGQTDPVAWGTAYATHMLLDARKLKYPVPDDRVDSALAWMGDELTRKEGRLGQDDHYGQHSEAYMHYVLAVAGKGRKARAQAMVSALETAAKKAALSGEDQEDLYMLKAALWLSGDRRYEKELRNPDVSTVTDERKNSWSFYSDRRRRGMMLSTFQDLFGDAPEGEPLARMVATALSARTSAYYSTQELVWGITGLGKRLQGTATSFSPPTLTVAGKTVTPVAEKDARVSDRTWALARASERASVSLDLKEKGGGNVYLILNSEGVRTTPEVKVGGEGLTLKRTWRSLDGTALDMKAQPVKLADLIYVELEVTNTRGERVQNIALVDRLPAGWEIENARLGRGGSVDWVDADSLWAADYVNVRDDRMEAFGALQAHETKKLVYAVRAVTAGSFTLPSAEVEAMYDSSIWAREAAGTVQVTGPWKDDLL, from the coding sequence ATGTCCCCGCAGTCCCCTGTCCCGCCGAAGGCCGCGCGCGCTCCCCGTGCCCGCTGGCTCTTGCCGGCGTTGCTCGTGGGCGCGCTCGCCGCCGGCTGCAAGCAAGAGCCCGCGAAGACGCCGCCCGCCACCCCCGCCTCCACCGAGGCGCCCACCGCCAGCACGACGTTCACGCCCACGCCCACGCCGGTGCAGGCCTCGACGCTCAAGCCCGTCATCCACGAACTGGCCAGCGAGAACGCAGTGCCCACGGGCGTGGTCATCGAGTTCGCGCTGCCGGTGCGCCCGCGCTACGAGAGCGTCGACGGCAGCGTCGTCACGGTGTCGCCGGAGGTCGCGGGCAGCCTGCGGTGGACAGGCCCCTCGTCGCTGCTCTTCACTCCGTCCACGGGCTTCGCCGCCGGCACGACGTACACGGTGTCCGTGGACGCGGTGAACACCGACGCGGGCATCATCAAGCCGCCGTCCGCGCGCGAGTGGCGCTACAACTTCACGACCTACGCCTTCAAGTTCGCGCAGATCTACCCCACGCGCATGGACCTGCTGAAGAACCGCGTGGAGGCGAACGTGGACTTCTCCGGCCCGGTGGACCTGGCCGCGGTGCGCTCCCGCACCAGCTTCCGCGTGGGCGACGCCGTCATCAGCGACGTGAAGTGGAGCACCCGCGCGGACACGCGCAACTCCCTGGCCGTGGCGCTCACCCACCCCAAGCTCAAGCCCGGCGCGACGGTGCAGTTCTCCCTGCGCGAGGGGCTGACGGCGGCGGGTGGCGCCTCCACCGTGCATGCGCCCGCGGCCACGAGCAGCTTCGGGCTGAACGGCGGCAAGCGCCTGGACATCACCTACGTGAGCCTCCAGGAGGGCTCCAGCGGCTACTTCTACGAAGTGAGCTGCCGCGACGTGGCGGCGGACGCCCCGGCGAGCCCCACCGACCAGCAGTGGGATTCGTACTACTACGACGACGACAACAAGGGCTGCTCGCTGAGCGACGCGGTGGCCCAGGACGCCATCCGCTTCAAGCCCAAGGTGAAGTTCTCCGTGGCCCCGTCGCGGCGCGGCTTCCGCATCTTCGGTGACTTCAAGCGCGGCCCGCACACGCTCTCCATCGCGGAGGGCACGTTCTCCGTGGGCGGCGGCACGCTCATGGGCGCCTGGTCGCGCGGCTTCTCCGTGCCCGCACGCCAGTCCCAGGTGCGCTTCAACGCCAACGGCCGCTACCTGCCGCGCAGCGCGTGGCGCAACCTGCCCCTGCAGCACCTCAACCTGGAAGAGGTGACGCTCACGGTGCGCAACGTGCCGCCGGAGAACCTCGTCTTCTGGATGGGCAGCGACTACTCGGAGAACGCGGACGAGCGGACGAGCAACGTGCTGGTGCGAAAGAATGTGCCGCTCAAGTCCACGCCGGACACGCTGCTCACCACGTACATCGACGTGGCGTCGCTGGTGCCCGCGAACACGCGCGGCCTGGTGGAAATCCTCGCCGAGCGTGGCGACTACAAGGCCGCCGCCCGCATCCTGCTCACCGACCTGAGCCTCGTGGCCAAGCGCGGCGGTCCCGCCGTGGGCTCCAAGGACTCCGGCGAGGTGTGGGTCTGGGCCCTGGGCCTGGAGAGCACGGAGCCCCTGTCCGGCGTGGAGGTGTCGCTGGTGAAGAAGAGCGGGCAGGCCGTGGCCCGCTGCACCACGCAGGGCGAGGCGGGCTGCCAGCTGAAGGTCCCCGCGCCCGGCGTGGATGAGAGCGCCCCGTTCGCGCTGGTGGCGCGCAAGGGCGACGAGCTGACGTACCTCAAGTACGACGAGCTGAAGACGGAGATCGCCAACTCGGACGTGCAGGGCGAGCCGTACCGCGCCGAGCAGCCCTACCGCGCCTCCATCTGGTCCGACCGCGGCGTGTACCGCCCCGGTGACACCGCGCACGTGGCCGCCGTGCTGCGCGGCCAGGACAACCTGGCGCCGCCCGTGGGCATGCCGGTGGAGGTGCGCGTCATCGACCCGCGCGAGCGTGAGATCCGCAAGGTGACGCTGAAGACGAACGCGGCGGGGCTCGTGGCCTTCGACCAGGCGTTCGCGGCGTTCCAGGACACCGGCCACTACTGGGTGCGCCTCAAGGTGGCGGACCGCGACCTGGCCTCCTACGCGGTGAACGTGGAGGAGTTCGTCCCGGAGCGCATGAAGGTGACGGCCAGCACCACGGCGCCGGGCTACCTGCAGGGCACGGAGATTCCGGTGGGCGTGGAGGCCGCGTACCTCTTCGGCGGCTCCGCGGAGGGCAGCCCGGTGGAGATGACGTGCCGGCTGGAGTCCGTGCCCTTCAAGCCCAAGCAGAACGCCCAGTACACCTACGGCGTCTGGCGCCAGGACGGCAACGCGCCCCGGCCCGTCACGCTGGGGCAGGTGAAGGGCACGCTCGACGCGAAGGGGCAGGCGCTCCTCAACTGCCCGGCGCAGGCGGCGTCCGGCCCCATGAAGGGCGCGGCACGCCTCTCCGCCGTGGCCAGCGTCTTCGAGTCCGGCAGCGGCCGCTCCACCATCGGCGAGGCCACCGCGCCGGTGCACCCGGAGGCGTACTACCTGGGCCTCCAGGCCAACACGCAGAAGGTGAAGGCGGCCACGCCCTTCACGCTGACCGGCGTGGTGGTGGACTGGAACGGCCAGCCCCTCACCGGCGACAAGGCGCCGAAGACGGTGCAGCTGGAGTACCAGCTGCTCGAGGAGAACTACGGCTACTACTACGACGAGGAGTCCGGCTACGAGCGCTACCAGCGCTACCTGCGCCCGCAGCGTGAGGGCGAGGCGACGGCGAAGGTGGAGAACGGCCGCTTCACCGCGACGGTGCTGCCGGGCCGCGACGGCGCGGGCTACCTCGTGCGCGCTCGCGCGGGCAACACCCAGACGGACCTCGCCATCGAGGGCGAGGGGCGCTACTACTGGTGGGGCGAGGGCTCGCGCGTGGACCAGACGCCGCGGCCCCTGAAGCCCACGGCGCTGGACATCTCACTGCCCGCCAAGGGCAAGGTGGGCGAGGCCCTCACCGTGAAGATGAAGGCGCCCTACCGGGGCCGCGTCCTCTTCACCGTGGAGACCGACCGCGTGCTCACCACCGCGTGGAAGCAGGTGGAGCCCGGCGAGGTGTCCTGGTCGTTCACGCCTTCCGAGTACGCGCCCAACGTGTACGTGAGCGCGTTCCTGGTGAAGGACCCGCACCTGGAATCCGCGCAGGCGTTCATGCCCGACCGCGCCTTCGGCGTGGGCAGCATCGCGCTGGAGCCGGTGGACTTCACCCAGGCCGTCGCGCTGACGGTGCCCAAGGAGGTCCGCAGCAACGACACCCTCACCGTGGACGTCGCGGTGGAGGGCGTGGAGGGCCCCACCTTCGCCACCGTGGCGGTGGTGGACGAGGGCATCCTGTCCCTCACGCGCTTCCAGAGCCCGGATCCGCTGAAGGAGATCTTCACGCGGCGCGCGCTGGGCATCCAGACCTTCGAGACGGTGGGCTGGGCGCTCCTGGTGCCACCGGGCGGCAACTCCAGCTCCACCGGTGGTGACGAGGGCGGCGCGGAAGGCCGCGTGCAGCCGGTGAAGCCCGTGGCCCTGTGGAGCGGCGTGGTGGAGGTGCCCGCCAACGGCAAGCTGAAGGTGCCCTTCAAGCTGCCGCAGTACCGGGGCGCGGTGCGGGTGATGGTGGTGACGGCGGGCGCCAAGCGCATTGGCCGGGCCAGCGCGCAGGTGCTGGTGCGCGACCCGCTGGTGCTCCAGACGACGCTGCCGCGCTTCCTCACCCAGAACGACGAGATTCAGATCCCGGTCTTCGTCACCAACCTGTCCGGCAAGGCGCAGGACGTGAAGGTGTCGCTGTCCGCGGAGGCGCTGGCGGTGCCGGGGCTCACGATGCCGGAGGGTATGGGCTCGCCACTGGAGCTCAAGGGCAAGAGCGAGGGCCGCGCGAAGCTGGAGGACGGCAAGTCCCGCACCTTCGTGTTCCAGGGCCGCGCGGTGCAGTCCGTGGGCGCGGCGCGGCTGGTGGTGACGGTGGAGGGCGGTGGCTACACGTCGCGTGAGCAGCTGGACGTGCCGCTGTCTCCCGCCGGGCCCCGTGAGCGCAGGATCCAGCAGGTGGAGCTGGCGGAGGGCACCACGGACCTGAAGCCGCTGCTCGCCGGCTGGGTGCCCACCACGGAGCGCACCAACGTCTGGGTGACGAACAATCCGTACGCGAAGTCGCTCCAGCACCTCTCGTACCTGGTTCGCTACCCGTACGGCTGCATCGAGCAGACGACGTCCTCCACCCGCCCGCTGCTGTTCGTGAGCCAGCTGGTGGAGCGCGTGGATCCGACGCTGGTCTCCACGGCCAAGGTGGAGGACATGGTGCAGTCGGGCATCAACCGGGTGCTGTCCATGCAGACGCCCTCGGGCGGCTTCGCGTACTGGCCGGGCCAGACGGATCCGGTGGCCTGGGGCACGGCCTATGCGACGCACATGCTGCTGGACGCGCGCAAGCTGAAGTACCCGGTGCCGGACGACCGCGTGGACAGCGCGCTCGCGTGGATGGGGGACGAGCTGACCCGGAAGGAGGGCCGCCTGGGGCAGGACGACCACTACGGCCAGCACTCGGAGGCGTACATGCACTACGTGCTCGCGGTGGCGGGCAAGGGGCGCAAGGCGCGGGCGCAGGCGATGGTGAGCGCGCTGGAGACGGCGGCGAAGAAGGCCGCGCTCAGCGGTGAGGACCAGGAGGACCTGTACATGCTCAAGGCCGCGCTGTGGCTGTCCGGCGACCGCCGCTACGAGAAGGAGCTGCGCAACCCGGACGTGTCCACCGTCACCGACGAGCGCAAGAACAGCTGGTCGTTCTACTCGGACCGGCGCCGGCGCGGGATGATGCTCAGCACCTTCCAGGACCTCTTCGGCGACGCGCCGGAAGGGGAGCCCCTGGCGCGCATGGTGGCGACGGCGCTGTCGGCCCGCACGTCGGCGTACTACTCCACGCAGGAGCTGGTCTGGGGCATCACCGGCCTGGGCAAGCGGCTGCAGGGCACGGCGACGAGCTTCTCGCCGCCCACGCTCACGGTGGCGGGCAAGACGGTGACGCCCGTCGCGGAGAAGGACGCGCGCGTGTCGGACCGCACGTGGGCCCTGGCCCGCGCCAGCGAGCGCGCCAGCGTGTCGCTGGACCTGAAGGAGAAGGGCGGCGGCAACGTGTACCTCATCCTCAACAGCGAGGGCGTGCGCACCACGCCCGAGGTGAAGGTGGGAGGAGAAGGGCTGACGCTCAAGCGCACCTGGCGTTCGCTGGACGGCACCGCGCTGGACATGAAGGCCCAGCCGGTGAAGCTGGCGGACCTCATCTACGTGGAGCTGGAGGTGACCAACACCCGGGGCGAGCGCGTGCAGAACATCGCGCTGGTGGACCGGCTGCCGGCGGGCTGGGAGATCGAAAACGCTCGCCTGGGACGCGGCGGCAGCGTGGACTGGGTGGACGCGGATTCGCTGTGGGCCGCCGACTACGTGAACGTGCGCGATGACCGCATGGAGGCGTTCGGCGCGCTGCAGGCCCATGAGACGAAGAAGCTCGTCTACGCGGTGCGCGCGGTGACGGCCGGCAGCTTCACCCTGCCGTCCGCGGAGGTCGAGGCGATGTACGACTCCTCCATCTGGGCCCGTGAAGCCGCGGGCACGGTGCAGGTGACGGGTCCCTGGAAGGACGACCTGCTCTAG
- a CDS encoding CotH kinase family protein, translating to MMRLRLLISLSMLLAACGAGTSDPDDPQPSVTDPGITDPNTPDSGVPDAGPPDAGASDGGSLDAGTDPGDGGSADAGTDPQPVPEVERPYTLPKLQTTLPEYALIMPPEVLEKFMREPLTEEQDATFQANGKTFPVKVRLRGASARYFDKKSWNVSFADKDKFEGRTSLNLIAEYADASMIAEKISYDLLAAMRVPASKATFVRLSVNGRYEGVFLEVEQVNKAFVKARQFPDDDASIYRAGWKDTEFKTWKVPYQGDWVKKTNESEPDDALWEVLDVINHTPEPQLVAALEKNLELESYVRSMVLDALMSNNFVEDSESYFMHDDITGRWRYVPWDLNNVDARWWYTNTVEDQSASTSNMKHPLFNFTLLDGWVEKMYQQRKLEQGSYPGYLPTFSNMGTRVVLNPVLRARLEARLDKALDELFTSKVMDPYIDQLHGLIDASMKTDPYMDYAKFSAGKAYMKRFVKFRRDFVMAEVKRLKAAQSTLVMQAFDPREGWVEVANHGKEPVSLQGMTLTTNLRVSLAGGDYAPAIVKAPSGAVLGNTTVAPGQTVRLTAASLGITFPAKGEVGLFNGTSVVGMKDALFYGELPAGKHYVRGAEGWEVR from the coding sequence ATGATGCGTCTACGACTCCTGATCAGCCTCTCGATGCTGCTGGCCGCCTGTGGCGCCGGAACATCGGATCCCGATGACCCGCAGCCCTCCGTGACCGACCCCGGCATCACGGACCCCAACACGCCGGACTCCGGTGTTCCTGACGCGGGCCCCCCGGATGCCGGGGCTTCCGATGGTGGCTCCCTGGATGCGGGCACCGACCCCGGGGATGGCGGGAGCGCGGATGCCGGCACGGATCCGCAGCCTGTTCCGGAGGTGGAGCGGCCCTACACGCTGCCGAAGCTCCAGACGACGCTGCCGGAGTACGCGCTGATCATGCCTCCGGAGGTGCTGGAGAAGTTCATGCGGGAGCCGTTGACCGAGGAACAGGACGCGACGTTCCAGGCGAACGGCAAGACGTTCCCGGTGAAGGTGCGGCTGCGCGGAGCCTCCGCGCGCTACTTCGACAAGAAGAGCTGGAACGTCAGCTTCGCGGACAAGGACAAGTTCGAGGGCCGCACGTCGCTCAACCTCATCGCCGAGTACGCCGACGCGTCGATGATCGCGGAGAAGATCTCCTACGACCTGCTGGCGGCGATGCGGGTGCCGGCGTCGAAGGCGACGTTCGTGCGGCTCTCCGTGAACGGCCGCTATGAGGGTGTGTTCCTGGAGGTGGAGCAGGTCAACAAGGCCTTCGTCAAGGCGCGGCAGTTCCCGGACGACGACGCGTCCATCTACCGCGCGGGCTGGAAGGACACGGAGTTCAAGACGTGGAAGGTGCCCTACCAGGGCGACTGGGTGAAGAAGACGAACGAGAGCGAGCCCGACGACGCGCTGTGGGAGGTGCTGGACGTCATCAACCACACGCCGGAGCCGCAGCTCGTGGCCGCGCTGGAGAAGAACCTGGAGCTTGAGTCCTACGTGCGCTCCATGGTGCTGGACGCGCTGATGTCCAACAACTTCGTGGAGGACTCCGAGAGCTACTTCATGCACGACGACATCACCGGGCGCTGGCGCTACGTGCCCTGGGACCTGAACAACGTCGATGCGCGCTGGTGGTACACGAACACGGTCGAGGACCAGTCCGCCTCCACGAGCAACATGAAGCACCCGCTGTTCAACTTCACGCTGCTGGATGGCTGGGTGGAGAAGATGTACCAGCAGCGCAAGCTGGAACAGGGGAGCTACCCGGGCTACCTGCCGACCTTCTCCAACATGGGCACGCGCGTGGTGCTCAACCCCGTGCTGCGCGCCCGGCTGGAGGCGCGGCTGGACAAGGCGTTGGACGAGCTCTTCACCTCGAAGGTGATGGACCCGTACATCGACCAGCTCCATGGGTTGATCGACGCGTCCATGAAGACCGACCCGTACATGGATTACGCGAAGTTCAGCGCGGGCAAGGCATACATGAAGCGCTTCGTGAAGTTCCGCCGCGACTTCGTGATGGCGGAGGTGAAGCGGCTGAAGGCGGCTCAGTCCACGCTGGTGATGCAGGCGTTCGACCCGCGTGAGGGCTGGGTGGAGGTGGCCAACCACGGCAAGGAGCCGGTGTCGCTCCAGGGCATGACGCTGACCACGAACCTGCGGGTGAGCCTGGCGGGCGGCGACTACGCGCCCGCCATCGTGAAGGCCCCCAGCGGCGCGGTGCTGGGCAACACGACGGTGGCCCCGGGACAGACGGTGCGGCTCACGGCCGCCTCGCTGGGCATCACCTTCCCCGCCAAGGGCGAGGTGGGCCTGTTCAACGGCACGTCGGTGGTGGGCATGAAGGACGCGCTGTTCTACGGCGAGCTGCCCGCGGGCAAGCACTACGTCCGGGGCGCGGAGGGCTGGGAGGTGCGCTGA
- a CDS encoding NAD(P)/FAD-dependent oxidoreductase, whose protein sequence is MPASRVLDELLPRRSGPLPRVAVIGAGMSGLALARVLTGAGFGVRVLDTGRGPGGRLSTRRSAEGGSFDHGAQYFTAREPLFRALVDAWVADGVAAEWRGRIGTLTRGAVTPAKASVRYVGVPGMSAVAKALADGLDVRTGVRVERVAREGLAWRLTSETGEDLGLAEVVVAAVPAPQAVPLLAGAPTLAAQAGTARMSPCWAVMARFDAPVAVELDGAFVEDSALSWVARDTSKPGRVPGERWVLHGSPEFSAAHLEETPEAMAPRLVEAFGQALGRDVRAVEAVAHRWRFAMPSPPLEASALYDAGLRLGACGDWCAGPRVEGAFLSGVALARRIAAS, encoded by the coding sequence ATGCCCGCCTCTCGCGTTCTGGATGAGCTGCTGCCTCGCCGCTCCGGTCCCCTGCCCCGCGTGGCCGTCATTGGCGCGGGCATGTCGGGGCTGGCGCTCGCGCGGGTGCTGACGGGCGCGGGCTTCGGCGTGCGGGTGCTGGACACGGGGCGCGGGCCGGGAGGACGGCTGTCCACGCGGAGGAGCGCGGAGGGTGGTTCGTTCGACCACGGAGCGCAGTACTTCACCGCGAGGGAGCCGCTCTTCCGGGCGCTGGTGGACGCGTGGGTGGCGGACGGCGTCGCGGCGGAGTGGCGCGGACGCATCGGGACGCTGACGCGTGGGGCGGTGACGCCCGCGAAGGCGTCCGTGCGGTACGTGGGCGTGCCGGGAATGAGCGCGGTGGCGAAGGCCCTGGCGGACGGGTTGGACGTGCGCACCGGGGTGCGGGTGGAGCGCGTGGCACGCGAAGGCCTGGCGTGGAGGCTGACGTCGGAGACGGGCGAGGACCTGGGGCTCGCGGAGGTGGTGGTGGCCGCGGTGCCAGCGCCGCAGGCAGTGCCGCTGCTGGCGGGGGCGCCCACGCTGGCGGCTCAAGCGGGGACCGCGCGGATGTCTCCGTGCTGGGCCGTGATGGCCCGATTCGACGCGCCGGTGGCGGTGGAGCTGGATGGCGCGTTCGTGGAGGACTCGGCGCTGTCGTGGGTGGCGCGGGACACGAGCAAGCCGGGGCGGGTTCCCGGCGAGCGGTGGGTGCTTCATGGGTCGCCGGAGTTCAGCGCGGCGCACCTGGAGGAGACGCCGGAGGCCATGGCTCCGAGGCTCGTGGAGGCGTTTGGCCAGGCCCTGGGCAGGGACGTGCGCGCCGTGGAGGCCGTGGCGCACCGGTGGCGCTTCGCGATGCCTTCACCTCCGCTGGAGGCCTCCGCGTTGTACGACGCTGGGCTGCGCCTGGGCGCTTGTGGCGACTGGTGCGCGGGCCCCCGAGTGGAGGGCGCGTTCCTCAGCGGCGTCGCGCTGGCGAGGCGGATCGCTGCGTCTTGA
- the pbpC gene encoding penicillin-binding protein 1C, with amino-acid sequence MRRVRFNVRKWAGVALAGLVLLGAGLVAAWWVPLPERLAAPPSVVMAYRDGSPAYVFLAPDERWRIPAPKDRVDRAYVRALLALEDKRFFQHPGVDPLAALRALGLNLSRGRRVSGASTLTMQLVRVLEPRPRTFTSKVIESFRAAQLEARLSKQEVLEAYLQFVPYGRNVEGVEAAALAYFGHTAQHLSPAEIATLLAVPQNPNRRFPSPENRDRLRSARDDIARRLLESGGLAVEGVAADTVLAEVRATTVPDVLTPFPREAPHAAVWLKAQRPGETWLATTLDAGTQRFVERTLGEAARRLDRQGIHNGAAVVADRETGEVRALVGNFDFFDAQHGGQIIGFATPRSPGSALKPLLYALGIDQGLVGPETLVPDIPVAYGGYQPRNFDGRFLGLVRMESALSQSLNLPFVRLLERLGVEGFLGSLRQAGVNSLDPRPGHYGLSAAVGGLELTPLELTGVYLALAGDGQVRPLRVLEQDTASKKAQALVSPGAAWLTRQALALRDRPDFPERRRLTGLPARVHWKTGTSFGNRDAWAAGSGPKHTAVVWLGNFDHASSVHLVGAENAAPLLFDILEGLGPRGTAVQEEDAAPPKDLVGVEVCAYSGHLPTDACTQRKRVDAVRTAVPTTPCPYHHRVEVDVVSGLAVGPGCRDGRKTESRVYLTWPSSLRRWLAEQQRQLPEPPPLAPGCVAGGERDTPIILSPPEGQVALLIPGMNTEEQKIPLEAEAAHDRELTWFVDGAVLGTAKAAERLWWKPSVGTHDILVTDDRGLTARRTLVVRERQ; translated from the coding sequence ATGCGTCGCGTGCGTTTCAACGTGAGGAAGTGGGCGGGGGTGGCGCTGGCGGGGCTCGTGCTTTTGGGCGCGGGCCTCGTGGCGGCCTGGTGGGTGCCGCTGCCGGAGCGGTTGGCGGCGCCCCCCTCGGTGGTGATGGCGTACCGGGACGGGTCGCCCGCGTACGTCTTCCTCGCCCCGGACGAGCGGTGGCGCATCCCTGCGCCGAAGGACCGCGTCGACCGGGCCTATGTCCGCGCCCTCCTGGCGCTGGAGGACAAGCGGTTCTTCCAGCACCCGGGCGTGGATCCGCTCGCGGCCCTGCGCGCCCTCGGGCTCAACCTGAGCCGGGGGCGCCGGGTGTCGGGAGCCTCCACGTTGACGATGCAGCTGGTGCGCGTGCTGGAGCCCCGTCCCCGCACGTTCACTTCGAAGGTGATTGAGTCGTTCCGCGCCGCCCAGCTGGAGGCGCGGTTGTCCAAACAGGAGGTGCTGGAGGCATACCTCCAGTTCGTGCCCTACGGGCGCAACGTGGAGGGCGTGGAGGCGGCGGCGCTCGCGTACTTCGGGCACACCGCCCAGCACCTGAGCCCGGCGGAGATCGCCACGCTGCTGGCGGTGCCGCAGAACCCGAACCGGCGCTTCCCGTCGCCGGAGAATCGGGACCGGCTGCGCTCGGCCCGGGACGACATTGCCCGGAGGCTCCTGGAGTCCGGAGGGCTGGCCGTGGAGGGCGTCGCGGCCGACACGGTGCTGGCGGAGGTTCGGGCAACGACGGTGCCGGATGTGCTCACGCCCTTTCCAAGGGAAGCACCGCACGCGGCGGTGTGGCTCAAGGCGCAGCGGCCCGGAGAGACGTGGCTGGCGACGACGCTGGACGCGGGCACGCAGCGGTTCGTGGAGCGCACGCTGGGCGAAGCGGCCCGGCGGTTGGACCGGCAGGGCATCCACAACGGCGCGGCGGTGGTGGCGGACCGGGAGACGGGCGAGGTGCGCGCGCTGGTGGGGAACTTCGATTTCTTCGATGCCCAACACGGCGGGCAGATCATCGGCTTCGCCACGCCTCGCTCGCCGGGGTCGGCGCTCAAGCCGCTCTTGTATGCGCTGGGGATTGATCAGGGGCTGGTGGGGCCGGAGACGCTGGTGCCGGACATCCCGGTGGCGTACGGCGGCTACCAGCCGCGCAACTTCGACGGGCGGTTCCTGGGGTTGGTGCGGATGGAGTCCGCGCTGTCGCAGTCGCTCAACCTGCCGTTCGTGAGGCTGCTGGAGCGGCTGGGCGTGGAGGGCTTCCTGGGTTCACTGCGGCAGGCGGGCGTCAACAGCCTGGATCCGCGGCCGGGGCACTACGGCCTGTCCGCGGCGGTGGGCGGCTTGGAGCTGACGCCGCTGGAGTTGACGGGCGTGTACCTGGCGCTGGCGGGAGATGGGCAGGTGCGTCCGCTGCGGGTGCTGGAGCAGGACACCGCGTCGAAGAAGGCGCAGGCACTGGTGTCGCCGGGCGCGGCGTGGCTGACGCGGCAGGCGTTGGCGTTGAGGGATCGACCGGACTTCCCGGAGCGGCGGCGGCTCACGGGGTTGCCGGCGCGGGTGCACTGGAAGACGGGCACGAGCTTCGGCAATCGGGACGCGTGGGCGGCGGGCTCCGGTCCGAAGCACACGGCGGTGGTGTGGCTGGGCAACTTCGACCACGCGTCGAGCGTGCACCTGGTGGGCGCGGAGAACGCGGCCCCGCTGCTGTTCGACATCCTGGAAGGCCTCGGCCCGCGAGGCACGGCGGTGCAGGAGGAGGACGCCGCGCCGCCGAAGGACCTGGTGGGCGTGGAGGTGTGCGCGTACTCGGGGCACCTGCCCACTGACGCATGCACGCAGCGCAAGCGGGTGGACGCGGTGCGCACGGCGGTGCCGACGACACCGTGTCCGTATCACCACCGCGTGGAGGTGGACGTGGTGTCGGGTCTGGCGGTGGGGCCGGGGTGCCGGGACGGGCGCAAGACGGAGTCGCGCGTGTACCTGACCTGGCCGTCCAGCCTGCGCCGGTGGCTCGCGGAGCAGCAGCGTCAGTTGCCCGAACCGCCGCCCCTGGCACCCGGCTGCGTCGCGGGAGGCGAGCGCGACACGCCGATCATCCTCTCGCCGCCGGAGGGGCAGGTGGCGCTGCTCATCCCGGGCATGAACACGGAGGAGCAGAAGATCCCCCTGGAGGCGGAGGCCGCGCACGACCGGGAGCTGACGTGGTTCGTGGACGGCGCCGTCCTGGGAACGGCGAAGGCCGCGGAGCGCCTGTGGTGGAAGCCGAGTGTGGGCACGCACGACATCCTCGTCACCGACGACCGAGGCCTCACCGCTCGCCGCACGTTGGTGGTGCGCGAGCGGCAGTAG